CAAACGGTTTAAAGACGAGACGGTCATCCCGAGCCTGAACCTGACGATTCGGGACGGCTCGTTCACGGTGCTCGTCGGTCCTTCGGGCTGCGGCAAGTCGACGACGCTGCGGATGATCGCCGGTCTCGAGAAGCAATCGAGCGGGGATATTTGGATCGGAGATAAATTGGTGAACGACACGGCGCCGGGCATGCGGGACGTCGCCATGGTGTTCCAAAACTATGCTTTGTACCCGACGATGACGGTGCGCGACAACATCGAATTCGGCCTCAAAAACCGGAAGGTGCCGAAGCCGGAGCGGGAAGCGCTCGTGAAAGAAATATCCGAAATCGTCGGTTTGACGCCTTACCTCGATAAGAAGCCGCAGACGCTGTCGGGCGGCCAGCGGCAGCGGGTGGCGCTCGCCCGCGCGATGGTGAAGAAGCCGAAGGTGTTCATTCTAGACGAACCGCTGTCCAACTTGGACGCGAAGCTGCGCAGCCAAATGCGGACGGAGCTCATCCAGCTGCACCAGCGTCTCGGCACGACGTTCGTGTATGTCACGCACGATCAAGTCGAAGCGATGTCGATGGGCGACGAAATCGTCGTTATGAATAAGGGCGTCATTCAACAGCAGGACGCGCCGATGACGCTGTATGAGGAGCCGAAAAATTTGTTTGCGGCGCAGTTCATCGGCTCGCCGGCGATGAACGTATTCCCGTATCATGCCGGCCTCGGATTAGTACCTAACGTCGAGGGCGACATCGCTCATGTAGGCTTCCGGCCGGAGCATGTCC
The nucleotide sequence above comes from Paenibacillus sp.. Encoded proteins:
- a CDS encoding ABC transporter ATP-binding protein gives rise to the protein MAKIELKNIVKRFKDETVIPSLNLTIRDGSFTVLVGPSGCGKSTTLRMIAGLEKQSSGDIWIGDKLVNDTAPGMRDVAMVFQNYALYPTMTVRDNIEFGLKNRKVPKPEREALVKEISEIVGLTPYLDKKPQTLSGGQRQRVALARAMVKKPKVFILDEPLSNLDAKLRSQMRTELIQLHQRLGTTFVYVTHDQVEAMSMGDEIVVMNKGVIQQQDAPMTLYEEPKNLFAAQFIGSPAMNVFPYHAGLGLVPNVEGDIAHVGFRPEHVRFGEARGEEGLALAGEIVTRESLGAETIYQIRTEAGSLFAKTFLAPVEQSSRAAMFVPQERLYFFGADGQRLYAKEPVRPLTAVGGV